CGTGAAATCCGCCGATACCGACCTTGATACCGCGTTCTCGAAGCGGACGGGCGAGGTCGAGAGCCCTCGGAAATTGATTGGATTGCACGCCCACGAGCATCACCATTCCATCATCTGCACTCTCGATAAGTGCGGCGATGTCACTGATGTGGATCACCGTATTCGTTTCGTCAAAAGCGTGGATATCGATATCGACATCAGCACCGAGGACACTCTGTTGAGCACACTCGAGCGAGAGACCATACAGCGCGGCCAGCGAATTAGACGGAATGGCGGATCGAAACCATTGGATCACATATCCGTCATCATCGTAATGCGAAGGTTTGATCAATACTAGACTAAATCGCTTTTTCATTATTACCGAAATAATATAATGGCTTTATCGTCAAAACAAACAAACTATTACTAAAGCAGACCGCGTTCCTTGACCCGCAGATAACTTTCGAGCAGTTTCGGGACAAGCGTCTGAGTGGTGACGTCGAGAGCAAGGCCTCCGAGCGTCTCGACCATTCGAAGCGCAGTTGCGCGTTGGTGGATTATCTCCTCGGCGGCGGATTGCGTAAAGACATCCTTTAGATCGTTCGGCGTTCGGCTCACAGTGGCATTGAGGTCGCGGTCGCCAAGTGTCGCCACTAGCGGCAAGTGACGCGGACGCAAAAGTCGGAGCGATTCGATCAATTCTTTGGAGCTGTCCTTGTCGACGACGTCCGTCAAAATCACGACAAAGGCCCGTTTCTTAAGATTGGACGCAATGTATTGAAATCCACGAGCGTACGACGGTTCGATGAGCTCAGGCTCGAGGTTATACAGTGACTCAAGTACACCGTCGATATGCTCAAGGCCCCGTCTGGGCGGCACAAATCGTCGGACACGGCGTCCGAAGACGATCAGGCCGCAATTGTCGCCGGCACGGTTGCACGCGGACATCAGTGCAAGGCTCGCGTGGACGGCGGTATCAAATTTGGTCTCGTCGTTGATGCGTCCGGTCATCAAGCGTCCGGCGTCGATCGCGATCATTACAGTCTGGTCACGCTCGATCTGATATTGACGGGTCGTCAATTTTGAACGACGGGCGGTCGCGGTCCAGGAAATGTGGCGTAATTCATCGCCACGGACGTAGTCGCGCATTGATTCAAATTCGCGCCCTTCACCGCGTCTTACGGCACGGCGTTGGATAGCCAGGAACGAGCGTGCTCCGAGCGCTTTGAGTTCCATTTCGCGGGCACGGCGCATATTTGGATATACCTTGACGGACTGCGAAGTCCCGAGCTCCGCCTGACACCAGACAAGCCCGAGACGCGAGAGATATCTCACGGCCGTACGGCCAAAACTATAGCTCCCGCGTTTGGGCGGCGTGAGGTGATAATAAAACTCGACATTGGCCCGGGCGGGCACCTCAAACTCGGCCTCGCGGCTTTCTTTCAGCGTCATCTCGGCCGGATACTCGTCCTTGACCTTTATATAGTAACTACGCGAGAAGCCGTTTTCGACAATCAGACTGACCTTGACAGCGTCGCCGATCGCAAACCGCGACGAAAATTCACGGGAGACCGTGAACTCCTCCGGCAGTTTGCGGCTCAGCAAATAATCGATCACCGCGGCGGCGATCAGCAACGCATCAAATACGAAAACCGCCGTCCGCAACTCGGGCAACTTCCACGAGAGCGACAGCGGCACGATGCCGAGTGCCAGCAAAATATATGATCTTCGGGTGAAGACAAATCGCATATGGTCACGAGATTATAGCACTCTCGCTGAGTGAGCCGTGTTTTTGCCGCCGTGCCAAAGCAACTTTTCGGCATTTAGGCGGTTCTAAGCCTACAGAAGTAGTTTTGGAGGAACACAGGTGAAGGTTGTCATTTTAGGATTGATAATGTTGGTGTCGCAGATCGCCGCGTACGGACAAAGCTCGGGCGGTGTGGATGAGATATTTCTGGCCCGCGACGACGGAAACGGTAAGGCCGGCGAGGCTGTATCTAGATTCTTCACCACCGACATACCGATCTACTGCGTCGTCCAACTCGCTTCGGATGCATCCGTAACGGTAAAGATGAATTTCGTCGCAGTGGCGGTTGCGGGCGTAAAGCCTGAAACTAAGGTCGTCACGACCAGCTATACAACTAAACAAGGCCAAAGCCGTGTAAATTTCTCCGGCAAGCCTTATGACAAATGGAGTGTGGGCAAGTATAAGGTCGAAATTTACGTGGACGGCAAGTTTGCCAAGGATCTGGTTTTTGACATTCGTCCGGCGTCGGGCACACCTGACGGGGCCGCATTCTTCCAGTCTAAAACTAAGCCTTTAGCACCTACCGCGCCAAGGCCAAAGCCGGCCGCAAAGCCGAAGCGTAACTAGGCGAAGAATTTGGATCTTAACAAAAAAAGGCTGTCCGGAATCGTTCGGACAGCCTTTTCGTTCGGGTTCAAACCGAAACTACCAACGATTCGAGCCGCCGCCGTAGTTGCCGCCACCGCCTCCGCCGCGATTGCCTCCAC
This is a stretch of genomic DNA from Chloracidobacterium sp.. It encodes these proteins:
- a CDS encoding DUF58 domain-containing protein, encoding MRFVFTRRSYILLALGIVPLSLSWKLPELRTAVFVFDALLIAAAVIDYLLSRKLPEEFTVSREFSSRFAIGDAVKVSLIVENGFSRSYYIKVKDEYPAEMTLKESREAEFEVPARANVEFYYHLTPPKRGSYSFGRTAVRYLSRLGLVWCQAELGTSQSVKVYPNMRRAREMELKALGARSFLAIQRRAVRRGEGREFESMRDYVRGDELRHISWTATARRSKLTTRQYQIERDQTVMIAIDAGRLMTGRINDETKFDTAVHASLALMSACNRAGDNCGLIVFGRRVRRFVPPRRGLEHIDGVLESLYNLEPELIEPSYARGFQYIASNLKKRAFVVILTDVVDKDSSKELIESLRLLRPRHLPLVATLGDRDLNATVSRTPNDLKDVFTQSAAEEIIHQRATALRMVETLGGLALDVTTQTLVPKLLESYLRVKERGLL